A region from the Acipenser ruthenus chromosome 56, fAciRut3.2 maternal haplotype, whole genome shotgun sequence genome encodes:
- the LOC117971337 gene encoding histone H2A-like, giving the protein MSGRGKTGGKARAKAKTRSSRAGLQFPVGRVHRLLRKGNYAQRVGAGAPVYLAAVLEYLTAEILELAGNAARDNKKTRIIPRHLQLAVRNDEELNKLMGGVTIAQGGVLPNIQAVLLPKKTEKPAKK; this is encoded by the coding sequence ATGTCTGGAAGAGGAAAGACTGGCGGTAAAGCTCGTGCTAAGGCAAAGACTCGCtcctccagggcaggactgcagttcccagtcggCCGTGTTCACAGGCTGctgcggaagggaaactatgcccagcgtgtcggcgctggagccccggtctatctggccgctgtgctcgagtacctgactgctgaaatcctggagctggccgggaacgccgcccgggacaacaagaaaaccagaatcatcccgcgtcacctgcagctcgctgtccgcaacgacgaggagctcaacaagctgatgggaggcgtcaccatcgctcagggcggagtgctgcccaacatccaggccgtgctgctgcccaagaaaaccgagaagccagccaagaaataa
- the LOC131724719 gene encoding macrophage mannose receptor 1-like: MCSETSNITERYTLIEELKTWTEAQQYCREHHTDLVSIKSASENEEIVKKAQGKTFWIGLFNEPWKWSHQGDNYTFHSWGSQDPNNWADTESCVIMTKSCYWYDISCNTLYPFFCCEGGSSGQCFYDATEKTWQDAQSYCRSQGRDQPSVQDQARANELIGLIPWYMKWNFWIGLYHDKENWQWSNGDDIIYFNWRIDLFCASVNSDGEWGDSVCSEQKAFMCYSETSIITERYTLIEELKTWTEAQQYCREHHTDLVSIKSPIENEEIVKKAQGKTFWIGLFNEPWKWSHQGDNYTFQNWKPGDPNNDGGNQKCVNMLNSGKWIDYDCNSQLPFFCYDDAISSEPPSTLLSEAPTPSDPPSTPLSEDPTPSDPPSTLLSEGRECNQFSLIESPQQK, from the exons ATGTGTTCCG agaccagcaacatcactgagagatacactctgattgaagaactgaaaacctggactgaagctcagcagtactgtagagaacaccacaccgacctcgtcagtataaagagtgccagtgaaaatgaagaaatagtgaagaaagcgcagggcaagaccttctggataggcctgttcaatgagccctggaagtggtcacaccagggggataactacacatttcacagcTGGGGCAGTCAGGACCCAAACAATTGGGCAGACACTGAGAGCTGTGTGATCATGACTAAGAGCTGTTACTGGTATGATATTTCCTGCAACACGCTGTACCCTTTCTTCTGCTGTGAAG gtggctcctctggtcagtgtttctATGACGCAACTGAGAAGACATGGCAGGAtgctcagagctactgcagaagCCAAGGCAGAGACCAGCCCAGTGTACAAGACCAGGCCAGGGCTAATGAGCTTATAGGTCTTATACCGTGGTATATGAAGTGGAATTTCTGGATTGGTCTGTATCATgacaaagagaactggcagtggtccaatGGAGATGACATCATCTACTTCAACTGGAGAATAGACCTCTTCTGCGCCTCAGTCAATTCTGATGGAGAGTGGGGGGATTCAGTCTGCAGTGAGCAGAAAGCTTTCATGTGCTACAGTG agaccagcatcatcactgagagatacaccctgattgaagaactgaaaacctggactgaagctcagcagtactgtagagaacaccacaccgacctcgtcagtataaagagtcccattgaaaatgaagaaatagtgaagaaagcgcagggcaagacCTTCTGGATAGgtctgttcaatgagccctggaagtggtcacaccagggggataactacacatttcagaACTGGAAACCTGGGGACCCAAACAATGATGGAGGCAATCAGAAATGTGTAAACATGCTCAATAGTGGTAAATGGATTGACTATGACTGCAACTCTCAGTTGCCTTTCTTCTGCTATGATG ATGCAATCTCCTCAGAACCTCCTTCAACACTGCTCTCTGAAG CTCCAACCCCTtcagaccctccttcaacacCGCTCTCTGAAG ATCCAACCCCTtcagaccctccttcaacacTGCTCTCTGAAGGTAGGGAGTGTAATCAGTTCAGTTTGATTGAAAGCCCACAGCAGAAATGA
- the LOC131724749 gene encoding histone H2B 3-like, with product MPEPKTAPAPKKGSKKAVAKTQPKGGKKRRKTRKESYAIYVYKVLKQVHPDTGISSKAMGIMNSFVNDIFERIAGESSRLAHYNKRSTITSREIQTAVRLLLPGELAKHAVSEGTKAVTKYTSSK from the coding sequence ATGCCAGAACCGAAAACTGCACCCGCGCCGAAGAAAGgctccaagaaggctgttgccaagacccagcctaagggaggaaagaagcgcagaaagaccaggaaggagagctacgccatctacgtgtacaaagtgttgaagcaggtccaccccgacaccggcatctcttccaaggcgatgggcatcatgaactcgttcgtcaacgacattttcgagcgcatcgccggcgagtcgtcccgcctggctcactacaacaagcgctccaccatcacttcccgggagatccagacagccgtgcgcctcctgctgcccggagagctggccaagcacgccgtgtctgagggcaccaaggccgtcaccaagtacaccagctccaagtaa